In Janthinobacterium sp. J1-1, a single genomic region encodes these proteins:
- the hemE gene encoding uroporphyrinogen decarboxylase: MPQFAPLQNDTFLRALLRQPTEHTPVWLMRQAGRYLPEYRATRERAGSFLGLAKNPDYATEVTLQPLDRFPLDAAILFSDILTVPDAMGLGLYFADGEGPKFERPLRTEQDVMALQVPDLESLDYVFKAVTQIRTELNGRVPLIGFSGSPWTLACYMVEGGGSKEFHTIKKMLYNRPELMHHILAINATSVAQYLNAQIDAGAQAVMIFDSWGGALADGAYQEFSLSYMRQVVAQLKRDKDGVKIPAIVFTKGGGQWIEQIADIGADAVGLDWTVNLTRARQLVGHKVGLQGNLDPAILFASPDQIRAEVAKVLGAFGAPSEGSGHVFNLGHGISQFTPPESVEAMVEAVHSQSRALRAGK, translated from the coding sequence ATGCCACAATTTGCTCCGCTCCAGAACGACACCTTTTTGCGCGCCCTGCTGCGCCAGCCGACCGAGCATACCCCTGTCTGGCTGATGCGCCAGGCTGGCCGCTACCTGCCTGAATACCGCGCCACGCGCGAGCGTGCCGGTTCCTTCCTGGGCCTGGCGAAAAATCCCGATTACGCCACCGAAGTGACCTTGCAACCGCTGGACCGCTTTCCGCTCGACGCGGCGATCCTGTTTTCCGACATCCTGACGGTGCCCGACGCGATGGGCCTGGGCCTGTATTTCGCCGATGGCGAAGGCCCGAAATTCGAACGTCCGCTGCGCACCGAACAGGACGTGATGGCCTTGCAAGTGCCGGACCTGGAATCGCTCGATTACGTCTTCAAGGCCGTCACGCAGATCCGCACGGAACTCAATGGCCGCGTGCCGCTGATCGGTTTTTCCGGCAGCCCGTGGACGCTGGCCTGCTATATGGTCGAAGGCGGCGGCTCGAAGGAATTTCACACCATCAAGAAGATGCTGTACAACCGCCCCGAGCTGATGCACCACATCCTGGCCATCAACGCCACCTCCGTGGCGCAGTACCTGAACGCGCAGATCGATGCCGGCGCGCAAGCGGTGATGATTTTCGACTCCTGGGGCGGTGCGCTGGCCGATGGCGCCTACCAGGAATTCTCGCTGTCCTACATGCGGCAGGTGGTGGCGCAACTGAAACGCGACAAGGATGGCGTCAAGATTCCCGCCATCGTGTTTACCAAGGGCGGCGGCCAGTGGATCGAGCAGATCGCCGATATCGGCGCCGACGCCGTCGGCCTGGACTGGACCGTCAACCTGACGCGCGCGCGCCAGCTGGTCGGCCATAAAGTCGGCCTGCAGGGCAACCTGGACCCGGCCATCCTGTTCGCCAGCCCGGACCAGATCCGCGCCGAAGTGGCCAAGGTCCTGGGTGCCTTTGGCGCCCCTTCCGAAGGCAGCGGTCATGTGTTCAACCTCGGCCATGGTATTTCCCAGTTCACGCCGCCGGAATCGGTGGAAGCCATGGTGGAAGCCGTGCACAGCCAGAGCCGCGCCCTGCGCGCCGGCAAGTAA
- a CDS encoding S9 family peptidase, which yields MTSTTTAPVIPYGAWPSPISAAIVAAGASPLTQLALGGADGGDVYWLAGRASEAGRNTLLRQRGARVDDVTPAPFNVRTRVHEYGGGAYAIDGESVYFSHFLDNRLYRIQGDAVPQAFSAGGTARYADFVVDSTRARLIAVREQHPAEGHAHPENTLAAVGFDGTETVLAQGHDFYAAPRLSPDGRQLAWITWDHPRLPWQGTELWLADVQADGSLGTARLVAGSAQESICQPEWSPAGVLHFVSDRSGWWNLYRLHGDAVEALCPMAAEFATPHWTFGGSLYGFVSDDELICSYIVQGVSHLGRLTVGAAKLEALPHPYQEIRELRVGPGYVALLGGSPTIALELARIDLSNNELEVLAQSITELPALDYLSVPRSISYPTTGGRTAHAFFYPPVNADAQAPEGTLPPVIVISHGGPTSMASNTLKLATQYWTSRGIGVLDVNYGGSSGFGRAYRDALRGQWGIVDVDDCIAGARYLVAQGLADGERLIIRGGSAGGLTTLCALTFHDVFKAGASYYGVSDLKGLDLDSHKFESHYNDYLIASQPEAEALYQARSPIHHTDKLSRPMIFFQGLDDKVVPPQQSQLMVDALRASGVPVAYVPLAGEGHGFRKAENIIRTLDAELYFYQRVFQLATPQGEAPVQIANLPA from the coding sequence ATGACATCCACCACCACCGCCCCTGTGATCCCCTACGGCGCCTGGCCTTCGCCGATCAGCGCCGCCATCGTCGCGGCCGGCGCTTCGCCGCTGACCCAGCTGGCGCTGGGCGGTGCGGACGGCGGCGATGTGTACTGGCTGGCGGGTAGGGCCAGCGAAGCGGGCCGCAACACCCTGCTGCGCCAGCGCGGCGCGCGCGTCGACGATGTCACGCCGGCGCCGTTCAATGTGCGCACCCGCGTGCATGAATACGGCGGCGGCGCGTATGCCATCGACGGCGAGAGCGTGTATTTTTCGCATTTCCTGGATAACCGCCTGTACCGCATCCAGGGTGACGCCGTGCCGCAAGCGTTCAGCGCCGGCGGCACTGCCCGTTATGCCGACTTCGTGGTCGACAGCACCCGCGCGCGCCTGATCGCGGTGCGAGAACAGCATCCGGCAGAAGGCCATGCCCATCCCGAGAACACCCTGGCGGCGGTCGGCTTCGACGGCACCGAAACGGTATTGGCGCAGGGCCACGATTTTTATGCTGCGCCGCGCCTGTCACCGGACGGCCGGCAGCTGGCCTGGATCACCTGGGATCATCCGCGCCTGCCATGGCAGGGTACCGAATTGTGGCTGGCCGACGTGCAAGCCGATGGCAGCCTGGGCACAGCGCGCCTGGTGGCCGGCAGTGCGCAGGAGTCGATTTGCCAGCCGGAATGGTCGCCGGCCGGCGTGCTGCATTTTGTGTCGGACCGCAGCGGCTGGTGGAATCTGTACCGCCTGCACGGCGACGCGGTGGAAGCGCTGTGTCCGATGGCAGCCGAATTTGCCACGCCGCACTGGACCTTTGGCGGCAGCCTGTACGGTTTTGTGTCCGACGATGAACTGATTTGCTCCTATATCGTGCAGGGCGTGAGCCACCTGGGCCGCCTGACGGTGGGCGCGGCAAAACTGGAAGCCTTGCCGCACCCGTACCAGGAAATCCGCGAACTGCGCGTCGGCCCCGGCTATGTGGCCTTGCTGGGCGGCAGCCCCACCATCGCGCTGGAACTGGCGCGCATCGACCTGTCGAACAATGAACTGGAAGTGCTGGCGCAATCGATCACGGAACTGCCCGCGCTCGATTACTTGTCGGTGCCGCGCAGCATCAGCTACCCGACTACCGGCGGCCGCACGGCGCACGCGTTTTTCTATCCACCCGTGAACGCCGACGCGCAGGCCCCAGAAGGCACGCTGCCGCCGGTGATCGTCATCAGCCATGGCGGACCCACCAGCATGGCCAGCAATACATTAAAGCTGGCGACGCAGTACTGGACCAGCCGCGGCATCGGCGTGCTGGATGTGAACTATGGCGGCAGCAGCGGCTTCGGCCGCGCCTACCGCGACGCACTGCGCGGCCAATGGGGCATCGTCGACGTGGACGACTGCATCGCCGGCGCGCGCTATCTGGTGGCACAGGGCCTGGCCGACGGCGAGCGCCTGATCATCCGCGGCGGCAGCGCCGGCGGCCTGACCACCCTCTGCGCGCTGACCTTCCACGATGTGTTCAAGGCCGGTGCCAGCTACTATGGCGTGTCGGACCTGAAAGGGCTGGACCTCGATTCGCACAAATTCGAATCGCACTACAATGACTACCTGATCGCTTCGCAGCCCGAGGCCGAAGCGCTGTACCAGGCGCGCTCGCCGATCCACCACACCGACAAACTGTCGCGGCCGATGATTTTCTTCCAGGGCCTGGACGACAAGGTGGTGCCGCCGCAGCAGTCGCAGCTGATGGTCGACGCATTGCGCGCCAGCGGCGTGCCGGTGGCCTATGTGCCTTTGGCGGGCGAAGGCCATGGTTTCCGCAAGGCGGAAAACATCATTCGCACCCTGGACGCGGAGCTGTACTTTTATCAGCGCGTGTTCCAGCTGGCTACGCCGCAAGGCGAGGCGCCGGTGCAGATCGCCAATCTGCCCGCCTGA
- a CDS encoding DEAD/DEAH box helicase: MTDPHLPELLEEFDALDLHEKMILALLAIVGEPVGKHAVYEHLQRANIVEPDGTPFTLAVVTAMLQRLARLALATEVVGRGFACEAKLRWPAMREAIEHLHFRDLCQAIETINPVRRNWDGYVELRSYRQGVARLRIALLRNDERSQVASLLVACMACYEAQQLHPLIEICGRPFEPAMLPYIVPQLQDEILAVLLANAPREPATAPAIRGYARAHFAAQTAAGDWIAPALPLALAEDAILCGELAQAADYLAGQEGAQMVYIDSTIAVLRGEHAQALAGFEAALKALRKESGKRKLLFAGIGGHLYMLALLKSGDARHLKTAETYLDIAVHVQPNHDSAVYQQLHMLRLVRAGVMQAELVQTRHWETALQAQLFQGLLYYWLSLPQLAERKPQLQALVAQADAAGYQLVAAQAAGVLGLLGDLAQEHYATAKRAQHGLTDMAPWFERQEAWQRQLSALINLQPGAASEAPGSASRLVWLVAFDARYGLTAVEVREQKRDARGGWSKGRAMGLKRLAEEAHELDFLSPHDVRAAASIVPFKQYYSSAPRHEIVPDKAALLLVGHPLVFWLDAPDTRVELLAGAPELLIKSHDGQLWLGLQPPVPEEAVDVVVLKETPTRLRVVHIQDEHRRIAAIVGLGLSVPLHAEKQVLQAIGAISSIVTVQSDIGGGVADAEVITADPRLHIHLLPYSQGLKMQILVRPLVDSGAYYAPGSGAESVFADVAGRAVQARRDLNAEREAQRQLVKQCLVLEQAEEEHGEWLLGQPSLSLQLLVELQELDPAGIVLAWPEGESMRVTKRIDSGQMRLKIKSDKDWFAASGEVQIDEDKVMDLRALLDLMQNNKSRFVALGDNQFLALSDELHRRLSELAAYGQVHEDGVHVHPLAAFALEELAHDAGGVNADKLWREHLLRLRALDDYTPQLPSTLQADLRDYQLAGFEWLARLANWGVGACLADDMGLGKTLQALALILSRAPNGPTLVVAPTSVCMNWLSEAQRFAPTLNLKLFGSGDRVDMLDKLQPFDLVVASYGLLQQEAALFAGVRWHTIVLDEAQAIKNGATKRSQAVMALQGDFRMVASGTPLENHLGELWNLFRFINPGLLGTLDQFNLRFAGPIEKDQDKRAAAGARLRLKRLIAPFILRRTKTQVLSELPPRTEIVLEVQLSPQETALYESLRREALEKLAMVEGPTSKKAIQILAEIMKLRRACCNPQLVAPELGLASSKLAAFAELLSGLLENRHKVLVFSQFVDHLTLIRQHLEQHGVSYQYLDGSTTMQERKRRVDAFQAGDGEVFLISLKAGGMGINLTAADYVIHMDPWWNPAVEDQASDRAHRMGQLRPVTIYRLVARHTIEEGIVELHQHKRDLADSLLEGSDAAARMSANDMLGMLQEGLKK; the protein is encoded by the coding sequence ATGACCGACCCGCATTTGCCTGAATTGCTTGAAGAATTCGACGCCCTCGACCTGCACGAGAAGATGATCCTGGCCTTGCTGGCCATCGTCGGCGAGCCGGTCGGCAAGCATGCCGTGTATGAACACCTGCAACGCGCCAATATCGTCGAGCCCGATGGCACGCCATTTACGCTGGCGGTCGTCACCGCCATGCTGCAGCGGCTGGCGCGCTTGGCGCTGGCGACCGAGGTGGTGGGACGCGGCTTTGCCTGCGAAGCGAAACTGCGCTGGCCGGCCATGCGCGAGGCGATCGAACACCTGCATTTTCGCGACCTGTGCCAGGCCATCGAAACCATCAACCCGGTGCGCCGCAACTGGGACGGCTATGTGGAACTGCGCAGCTACCGGCAAGGCGTGGCGCGCTTGCGCATCGCGCTGTTGCGCAATGACGAGCGCAGCCAGGTGGCCAGCCTGCTGGTGGCCTGCATGGCCTGCTACGAAGCGCAGCAGCTGCATCCGCTGATCGAGATCTGCGGCCGGCCGTTCGAGCCGGCCATGCTGCCCTATATCGTGCCGCAACTGCAGGACGAGATCCTGGCCGTGCTGCTGGCCAATGCGCCGCGCGAGCCCGCCACGGCGCCGGCCATCCGCGGCTATGCGCGCGCGCATTTCGCGGCGCAAACGGCGGCCGGCGACTGGATTGCACCCGCGCTGCCGCTGGCCCTGGCCGAAGACGCCATCCTGTGCGGCGAACTGGCGCAGGCGGCCGATTACCTGGCTGGCCAGGAAGGCGCGCAGATGGTGTATATCGACAGCACCATCGCCGTGCTGCGTGGCGAGCATGCCCAGGCGCTGGCCGGCTTCGAAGCGGCCCTGAAGGCGCTGCGCAAGGAAAGCGGCAAGCGCAAGCTGCTGTTTGCCGGCATCGGCGGCCACCTGTACATGCTGGCGCTATTGAAAAGCGGCGACGCCAGGCATCTGAAAACGGCCGAGACCTATCTCGATATCGCCGTGCATGTGCAACCCAACCATGACAGCGCCGTCTACCAGCAGCTGCACATGCTGCGCCTGGTGCGCGCCGGCGTGATGCAGGCAGAACTGGTACAAACGCGCCACTGGGAAACCGCCCTGCAGGCGCAGCTGTTCCAGGGTTTGCTGTATTACTGGCTGTCGCTGCCGCAACTGGCCGAACGCAAGCCGCAGCTGCAGGCGCTGGTGGCGCAAGCGGACGCGGCAGGCTACCAGCTGGTGGCGGCGCAGGCGGCCGGCGTGCTGGGCCTGCTGGGCGACCTGGCTCAGGAACACTACGCCACCGCCAAACGGGCGCAGCATGGCCTGACCGATATGGCGCCGTGGTTCGAGCGCCAGGAAGCGTGGCAGCGCCAGCTGAGCGCGCTGATCAACCTGCAGCCGGGCGCGGCCAGCGAAGCACCGGGAAGTGCCTCGCGGCTGGTCTGGCTGGTGGCGTTCGACGCCCGTTACGGCCTGACGGCGGTGGAGGTGCGCGAGCAGAAGCGCGACGCGCGCGGCGGCTGGAGCAAGGGCCGCGCCATGGGATTGAAACGCCTGGCCGAAGAGGCGCACGAGCTCGATTTCCTGTCGCCGCACGACGTGCGCGCGGCTGCCAGCATCGTCCCGTTCAAGCAATATTACTCATCGGCGCCGCGCCATGAAATCGTGCCCGACAAGGCGGCCCTGCTGCTGGTGGGCCACCCGCTGGTGTTCTGGCTCGACGCACCCGACACGCGCGTGGAATTGCTGGCCGGCGCGCCGGAACTGCTGATCAAGTCGCACGACGGCCAGCTGTGGCTGGGCCTGCAACCGCCCGTGCCGGAAGAAGCGGTCGACGTGGTGGTGCTGAAGGAAACCCCAACCCGCTTGCGCGTGGTGCATATCCAGGACGAGCACCGGCGCATCGCCGCCATCGTCGGCCTGGGGCTGTCGGTGCCGCTGCATGCGGAAAAACAGGTGCTGCAGGCGATCGGCGCCATCTCGTCCATCGTCACGGTGCAATCCGATATCGGCGGCGGCGTGGCGGACGCCGAAGTGATCACGGCCGACCCGCGCCTGCATATCCACCTGCTGCCCTACAGCCAGGGCCTCAAGATGCAGATCCTGGTGCGCCCGCTGGTTGACAGCGGCGCCTATTACGCCCCCGGCAGCGGCGCCGAAAGCGTGTTTGCCGACGTCGCCGGACGCGCGGTGCAGGCGCGGCGCGACCTGAACGCCGAGCGCGAAGCGCAGCGCCAGCTGGTCAAGCAGTGCCTGGTGCTGGAACAGGCCGAGGAAGAGCATGGCGAATGGCTGCTGGGCCAGCCATCGCTATCCTTGCAATTGCTGGTGGAACTGCAGGAACTCGACCCGGCCGGCATCGTGCTGGCCTGGCCCGAAGGCGAATCGATGCGCGTGACGAAACGCATCGACAGCGGCCAGATGCGGCTCAAGATCAAAAGTGACAAAGACTGGTTTGCCGCCAGCGGCGAAGTGCAGATCGACGAAGACAAGGTGATGGACCTGCGCGCCCTGCTCGACCTGATGCAGAACAACAAGAGCCGCTTCGTGGCGCTGGGCGACAACCAGTTCCTGGCGCTCAGCGACGAGCTGCACCGGCGCCTGTCCGAACTGGCCGCGTATGGCCAGGTGCACGAGGATGGCGTGCATGTGCATCCGCTGGCCGCGTTTGCGCTGGAAGAACTGGCGCATGACGCCGGCGGCGTGAACGCCGACAAACTGTGGCGCGAGCACCTGCTGCGCCTGCGCGCGCTGGACGACTACACGCCGCAACTGCCCTCCACCTTGCAAGCCGACTTGCGCGACTACCAGCTGGCCGGCTTCGAATGGCTGGCGCGCCTGGCCAACTGGGGCGTGGGCGCCTGCCTGGCCGATGACATGGGCCTCGGCAAAACCTTGCAGGCGCTGGCGCTGATCCTGTCGCGCGCACCCAATGGCCCGACCCTGGTGGTGGCGCCCACGTCGGTGTGCATGAACTGGCTATCCGAGGCGCAGCGCTTCGCGCCGACCCTGAACCTGAAACTGTTTGGCAGCGGTGACCGCGTTGACATGCTCGACAAGCTGCAGCCGTTCGACCTGGTGGTGGCCAGTTATGGCCTGCTGCAGCAGGAAGCGGCGCTGTTTGCCGGCGTGCGCTGGCATACCATCGTGCTCGATGAAGCGCAGGCCATCAAGAATGGCGCCACCAAGCGCTCGCAGGCCGTGATGGCGCTGCAGGGGGATTTTCGCATGGTGGCCAGCGGCACGCCGCTGGAAAATCACCTGGGCGAATTGTGGAACCTGTTCCGCTTCATCAATCCGGGTCTGCTCGGCACGTTGGACCAGTTCAACCTGCGCTTTGCCGGTCCGATCGAAAAAGACCAGGACAAGCGGGCGGCGGCCGGCGCCCGTCTGCGGCTCAAGCGCCTGATCGCGCCATTCATCTTGCGCCGCACCAAGACGCAAGTGCTGTCGGAACTGCCGCCGCGCACGGAAATCGTGCTGGAGGTGCAGCTGTCGCCGCAGGAGACCGCCTTGTACGAGTCGCTGCGCCGCGAAGCGCTGGAAAAGCTGGCCATGGTGGAAGGGCCGACCTCGAAAAAAGCCATCCAGATCCTGGCCGAAATCATGAAGCTGCGCCGCGCCTGCTGCAACCCGCAGCTGGTGGCGCCGGAACTGGGGCTGGCCAGCAGCAAGCTGGCGGCGTTTGCCGAGCTGCTGTCGGGCCTCTTGGAAAACCGCCACAAGGTGCTGGTGTTCAGCCAGTTTGTCGACCATTTGACCCTGATCCGCCAGCACCTGGAGCAGCATGGCGTCAGCTACCAGTATCTGGATGGCAGTACCACCATGCAGGAACGCAAGCGGCGGGTCGACGCCTTCCAGGCGGGCGACGGCGAGGTGTTCCTGATCAGCCTGAAAGCGGGCGGCATGGGCATCAACCTGACGGCGGCCGATTACGTGATCCATATGGACCCGTGGTGGAATCCGGCCGTCGAAGACCAGGCCTCGGACCGTGCCCACCGCATGGGGCAATTGCGCCCCGTGACGATCTACCGGCTGGTGGCCAGGCACACGATCGAGGAAGGCATCGTCGAATTGCACCAGCACAAGCGCGACCTGGCCGACAGCCTGCTGGAAGGCAGCGACGCGGCCGCGCGCATGTCGGCCAACGACATGCTGGGCATGCTGCAGGAGGGGCTGAAAAAATAA
- a CDS encoding DUF885 domain-containing protein: protein MIRNKVVLAALMMTFTLSPASAAKKPQKNGKATTSSSKKKSVGKKAAVVGATATAAAAAAIAGENSRDRTMNYLSGQFLTNLWRLDPESAISAGKYDGAANLTIPDAANRQRQLAFINEWLEKFGKLDGSKMSDKQRTDLALLTNKLQSDRWYLTTFREFEWNPAMYNVASSIDFILNTEYAAQPQRLRTLLKRIATVPQYYIAARASIVNPTREHTQLAIAQSAGVLSVLDDLNKAAQASILTPTEKQLYNARVTAARTAVQGYAAWLTEQDAALAQNGARSFRIGKELYEQKFNYDIQASVSAEQMYQKALAAREKLLEHMDSLSDELWTKTMGNVAKPQDRTDKIGMVIDKLSSNHVAPADFVPEIRRQIPQLQEWVTSHNLLTMDPQKPLVVRETPPYQRGVAGASIEAPGPYRPQDRTYYNVTPLDGETPEQAESSLREYNHWILQILNIHEAIPGHYTQLVYANKSPSLIKAIFGNGAMVEGWAVYGERMMLESGYGNNEAEMWLMYSKWNLRSVTNTILDYSVHVLGMTEAQALDLLTRQAFQTKREATEKWRRVQLSSVQLTSYFSGYSEIMDLREQRKQALGSRFVLKDFHEQFLSYGSAPVKVIKELMQ from the coding sequence ATGATAAGAAACAAAGTTGTGCTTGCGGCGTTGATGATGACGTTTACGCTGTCGCCAGCCAGCGCTGCCAAGAAGCCGCAGAAAAATGGCAAGGCCACCACCAGCAGCAGCAAGAAGAAAAGCGTGGGCAAGAAGGCCGCCGTCGTCGGCGCCACCGCCACGGCCGCCGCCGCTGCCGCCATCGCCGGCGAAAACAGCCGCGACCGCACCATGAATTACCTCAGTGGCCAGTTCCTGACCAATCTGTGGCGCCTCGATCCGGAAAGCGCGATTTCCGCCGGTAAATACGACGGCGCCGCCAACCTGACGATCCCCGACGCGGCCAACCGCCAGCGCCAACTGGCCTTTATCAATGAATGGCTGGAAAAATTCGGCAAGCTCGACGGCAGCAAGATGTCGGACAAGCAACGCACCGACCTGGCCCTCTTGACCAACAAGCTGCAATCGGACCGCTGGTACCTGACCACCTTCCGCGAATTCGAATGGAATCCGGCCATGTACAACGTGGCCAGCTCGATCGACTTCATCCTCAACACGGAATACGCTGCGCAGCCGCAGCGCCTGCGCACTTTGCTCAAGCGCATCGCCACCGTGCCGCAATACTATATTGCCGCGCGCGCCAGCATCGTCAATCCGACGCGCGAACACACGCAGCTGGCGATTGCCCAGAGCGCAGGCGTGCTGAGCGTGCTCGACGACCTGAACAAGGCAGCGCAGGCGTCGATCCTGACGCCGACCGAAAAGCAGCTGTACAACGCGCGCGTCACGGCGGCCCGTACGGCCGTGCAGGGCTATGCCGCCTGGCTGACCGAGCAGGACGCCGCGCTGGCGCAAAACGGCGCGCGCTCCTTCCGCATCGGCAAGGAACTGTATGAGCAGAAATTCAATTACGATATCCAGGCCAGCGTCAGCGCCGAACAGATGTACCAGAAGGCGCTGGCGGCGCGCGAAAAGCTGCTCGAGCACATGGACAGCCTGTCCGACGAGCTGTGGACCAAAACCATGGGCAATGTCGCCAAGCCGCAGGACCGCACCGACAAGATCGGCATGGTGATCGACAAGCTGTCCAGCAATCACGTGGCGCCGGCCGACTTCGTGCCGGAAATCCGCCGCCAGATCCCGCAGCTGCAGGAATGGGTCACCAGCCACAACCTGCTGACGATGGACCCGCAAAAGCCGCTGGTGGTGCGTGAAACGCCGCCCTATCAGCGCGGCGTGGCCGGCGCCAGCATCGAAGCGCCAGGCCCCTACCGCCCGCAGGACCGCACCTATTACAACGTGACGCCGCTCGACGGCGAAACGCCGGAGCAGGCGGAAAGCAGCTTGCGCGAATACAACCACTGGATCTTGCAGATCCTGAATATCCACGAAGCCATCCCCGGCCACTACACGCAGCTGGTGTATGCCAACAAGTCGCCGTCGCTGATCAAGGCCATCTTCGGCAACGGCGCCATGGTCGAAGGCTGGGCCGTGTATGGCGAGCGCATGATGCTCGAATCGGGCTACGGCAACAATGAAGCGGAAATGTGGCTGATGTACTCGAAGTGGAACTTGCGCAGCGTCACCAACACCATCCTCGATTACAGCGTGCACGTGCTGGGCATGACGGAAGCACAGGCGCTCGACCTGCTGACGCGCCAGGCCTTCCAGACCAAGCGCGAAGCCACGGAAAAGTGGCGCCGCGTGCAGTTGAGCTCGGTTCAACTGACCAGTTACTTCAGCGGCTACAGCGAAATCATGGACTTGCGCGAACAGCGCAAGCAGGCACTGGGCAGCCGCTTCGTGCTGAAGGATTTCCATGAGCAATTCCTCAGCTATGGCAGCGCGCCGGTCAAGGTGATCAAGGAATTGATGCAGTAA